The Herpetosiphonaceae bacterium genomic sequence CTCGACGATTGGCAAGACCTGCGTTTAAAGAGGTTTGATCGTCCACATCCGAAGGGGCGTGTTGCACTACGCCCTTTCGGAGCCATCGTCCACACAACCGCACAGCACGAGGAGCAAGATCACGTATGAGCATCTTTCGTCGGCACCGTTCCCTGGCAACGCTTTTGACACTGGTCACGTTGCTGGCCCTCGCCCTACCCGCAATCGTCCTTGGTCGTCCCGCCGATATTGAAGCCGAGCGCGCCCCCAAGAACGAGCGCGACGACGCCCGCACCTACGTTATCCATGGCGTCTCCACCAAGGAGCAGCGCACGGAGATCGCCCGCACCGGCGCGGCGATCGAGCACATCGACGACAACGAGGTCGAGGTCATCGCCACGCCGCGCGAGGTCAACCGCCTCAAAGCGCGCGGCTACAACCCGGAGGAGCTGGCGGCGATTCAGGACTTCCCGCCCGCCGACTCGGCCTACCATAACTACACCGAGATGAGCAACGAGATCGCCTCGGTCGCCAGCAGGTATCCGAGCATCACCAGCCGCTTCAGCATCGGCAAGTCCTACGAGAACCGCGACCTCTGGACGATGAAGATCAGCGATAACGTGGCGACGGACGAGAGCGAGCCGGAGGTGCTCTTCGTCGGCCTGCACCATGCCCGCGAGCACCTGACCGTCGAGATGGCGCTCTACATCATGAATGAGCTGACCAGCAAGTACGGCGTCGACTCGCGCGTCACCAATATCGTCAACACGCGCGAGATCTACATCGTCTTCAACCTCAATCCCGACGGCGGCGAGTACGATGTGCTCAACGATACGTATCATAGCTGGCGCAAGAACCGGCAGCCCAACAGCGGCTCGTCCTACGTCGGCACCGACCTCAACCGCAACTACAGCTACAAGTGGGGCTGCTGCGGCGGCTCCAGCGGCAGCACGTCCAGCGACACCTATCGCGGCCCGTCGGCCTTCTCCGCGCCGGAGACGGCCCGATTGCGCGACTTCATCAATAGCCGCGTGATCGGCGGCAGGCAGCAGATCAAGACCTCGATCAGCTTCCACACCTACAGCGAGCTGATCCTGTGGCCCTACGGCTACACCTACACCAACGTGCCCGCCGATATGACTGCGGACGACGAGAACGTCTTCAGGACGATGGGCCAGGCCATGGCGGCGACCAACAACTACACGCCGCAGCAGGCCAGCGACCTGTATATCGCCGACGGCACCTCGGATGACTGGATGTATGGCGTGCATAAGATCTTCGCCTACACCTTCGAGTTGTATCCGAGAGGCTCCAGCCCGGGCTTCTACCCGCCGGATGAGTACATCGGCCCGCAGACCAGCCGCAACCGCGAGGCGGTGCTCTACCTGCTTGAGAAGTCGGATTGTCCGTACGCGGTGATCGGCAAGCAGGCGCAGTATTGCAGCGGCACCCCGACGCCAACGCCGACAACGCCGCCGACCAACCCGACGCCAACGCCGACGCCTGATCCGGGCGGCGAGAGGATCGTCAACGGCGGCTTCGAGAGCGGCACCAGCCCGTGGGTCCAGTCTTCCAGCGGCGGCTACCAGCTGGTCGACACCACCCGCCCGCACACCGGCTCGTACAGCGCGTACCTGGCCGACTACAACAACGGCACCGACTCGATCTACCAGACCGTGACGATCCCGACCAACGGCACGCTGACCTACTGGTGGTACATGAGCACCCAGGAGTCCGGCACCACCGCCTACGACTACCTGCGCGTGCGCCTGTACAACAGCAGCGGCACGCTCGTGGCGACACTGCGCACCTGGAGCAACGCCAGCGGCGCGGGTGTCTGGCGGCAGGATAGCCTCAGCCTGGCGAGCTACGCCGGTCAATCGCTGCGCGTGCAGTTCACGGCCACCAACGACACCTCGCTGCCGACGGCCTTCTTCGTCGACGATGTGAGCGTGCGGTAGGCGGATCATCGCAGCGTATAGCATCATTGCACCACGGCCAACCAGGGTGCGTAGTGCTGCAAACAGGCGACGCGAGCGGAGAAAAACCACTCGCGTCGCCTATTCCAAAATCCACGACGCTCGGAGCACGGAAGACGTGCTCACATAACCCCTATGGCTATGCGACCGGCATAGGCGCGACCGTGGGAGCGCCGCGCGACAGCCGGACACGAACCCACTGCCAGACCGCTCCAAGGCCCAGCAGAGTCACGATCAGCGCGACGAGCACGCCCAGGTAGGGCACCGCGCGCAGGATCACGTACAGCGCAAGGCCCAGCGCCAGCGACCCGACGCGGCTTTCCGCCCACTGTGGGCTGATCGCGCCAAGCAGCCAGCGCCCGATCATCAGCCCCACGACGATCTGCACGATGTAGCTGACCAGCACCGCGAAGCTCGTGAGCAGCGCGCTGAAGGCTGCCGTGCCGAGCACGAAGGTGATCCCGGCCAGCCCGCCGAGTGTCAGGTAGCCGAAGAGCACCATCAGCAGGATCACGCTGAGCGGAATCAGGAGCATCAGCGCAATCGCGCCGACAAAGCTGAGCGTCCCCCAGCCGAGGCTTGCCATCGGTCGCGCGCGGACGGTGGTTGCCAGCCGCCCGACCCAGTTAGGCACGATCCACAGCAGGAGCAGGCCGATCACAAACAGCGTCACGTAGCGCCGGATCGGATCGATCAGCCAGGCGTAAGGCGCTGGCTGGGTCTGCGCGACGGGCGTAAACTCAATGCCCTCGCCGACCTGCGCTGCCGGAATGCGGAACTCGTCCGTCGCGGTGTAATTCAGCTTGCCGCCGATCCGCGCAGATTCGTCCACGGTCAGGCCCGACCGCACCGCAGGCGTGGCGACGCCCACGCCCGGCGTGAAGGGCGCGACCATCATGGTGCCGTCGCTCGAACCGACCGCCACGTTAACATCGCGGTCGATCGTGCCGCGCAGCTCAAGCGCCGCGAATCCGCCCTCCAGGCTGCCGTGCGTTGTGCCGGCCAGCAGCGCCTGGCTGCCAAACAGATACGCATCGCCGCCGATCGTGCCGCCCGCCTGCTGCTCGATGCTCGCAGCGCCCGCCAGAGCATCGTCGGCGAGCTGAGCGTTCGGCCCGAACTGCACGACGGCGCCGCCGACCCGCAGATCGTCGCCTACCGTTCCGTTGATCACGATCGCCTGAGCGACCGCCAGCACATCGCCTTCGACGGTGCCGTTGATCGTGATCTGCGAGGCCGCCGCGATCAGATCGCCCTCGATCGTGCCGTCAATCCGTACGACACCGGCGGTCACATAGAGATCGTCGGCTATCACCTGCTCGCTGCCGATCACTACCTGATCGCCTGAGCGCCGCTCGGCAGCCAGCGCGGGCGTAGCGCCCAGCAGCACCATCGCAGCGACGACGCCCAGCAGCAGCACCAGCCGTCGCAGCTTGCTTGTACCTAGGAAGCGCATAGGAACCTCCCGGCACCGGG encodes the following:
- a CDS encoding M14 family zinc carboxypeptidase; this encodes MSIFRRHRSLATLLTLVTLLALALPAIVLGRPADIEAERAPKNERDDARTYVIHGVSTKEQRTEIARTGAAIEHIDDNEVEVIATPREVNRLKARGYNPEELAAIQDFPPADSAYHNYTEMSNEIASVASRYPSITSRFSIGKSYENRDLWTMKISDNVATDESEPEVLFVGLHHAREHLTVEMALYIMNELTSKYGVDSRVTNIVNTREIYIVFNLNPDGGEYDVLNDTYHSWRKNRQPNSGSSYVGTDLNRNYSYKWGCCGGSSGSTSSDTYRGPSAFSAPETARLRDFINSRVIGGRQQIKTSISFHTYSELILWPYGYTYTNVPADMTADDENVFRTMGQAMAATNNYTPQQASDLYIADGTSDDWMYGVHKIFAYTFELYPRGSSPGFYPPDEYIGPQTSRNREAVLYLLEKSDCPYAVIGKQAQYCSGTPTPTPTTPPTNPTPTPTPDPGGERIVNGGFESGTSPWVQSSSGGYQLVDTTRPHTGSYSAYLADYNNGTDSIYQTVTIPTNGTLTYWWYMSTQESGTTAYDYLRVRLYNSSGTLVATLRTWSNASGAGVWRQDSLSLASYAGQSLRVQFTATNDTSLPTAFFVDDVSVR